A region of the Jaculus jaculus isolate mJacJac1 chromosome 10, mJacJac1.mat.Y.cur, whole genome shotgun sequence genome:
ATGCCAACTCAACATGGTAAacagggcttttctttttttttttccgagatagggtctcactctagcccaggctgacctggaattcactatgtagtctcagggtggcctcgaactcgtgatcctcatacctctgcctcccaagtgctggggttaaaggcctgtgccaccatacctggctctgttttttttttttttttaaatattttatttattcttgagatggtgacagatagaaagagaatgggcacacaagggcctctagccactatatagtaactctagacatatgtgcccccttgtgcatctggctaacgtggttcctttggctttgcaggcaaatactttaacctctaagccatccttccagccgccccccctcccttttttaaatcaggttctcactctaaaccaggctggcctcgaactcacaagcgatcctcttacctctacctccccagggctggtaCTCAAGACGTGCGCCAGCACGGCGTGCTCAAGATGTTAATACTTTCCCTTCCTGTGTAACAGTATATTCCTCAACGACGTGAAAACACGAAACCGATCTGAAGACCCCggtgacccccccccacccccaagtcaAACAAGTGAAATGTCTTTGACttcctctttcctgctttttaaaatctatttatttctttttcccctgCTCTGATTACTCTCGGTGGAAACGAGGGCGGGCGCTGGTCGTTCGCGGGAAAAGGGGGAAGGCGtctggaaggaggaggaagcTTGCATCGGAGCCCCGGGGGCCGCCAGTTTGCAAAGTCCCGGGAGCAAGCCCCGCCCTTCCTGGCGGCCCCGTCCCGGATCACGTGATCCCCGTGTCAGCTGACCGGGCTCGGCCGGAAGGAGACCGCCCCGGACCCTCCCTCCTCGGCGCGATGGTGAGGGGATCTAGGGGAGACGCAAAGCTGGGTctcggggagggggtgggggtagTTCGGGGATGGTTGCCCCGGGGATGTAGGGACAGAATCTGCATTGATTCTTCTGAAGTCCAGCGCCGATCGGGATGGGCGCGGGTCTGGCCGAGAAGCCGCCGGGGTCCTCGCAGGTTCTCTCATGGCCTCTGGAGGACGTCCCAGGGCAGCCCACTTCTTCCCCCTTCAttctggagaggagaggagaggagaggagaggagaggaaaggaatgtTTTGAGTGCCCAGCCTGTACCAGGCATTGGGACATCAGCTACAGTAGGGGAGGGCAAGTGGGAAGCAAAAACTGGGGGCATAGTTTCATTCTGCAGAAGGAGAGACTTAACCACGCCTTGTGCGTAATGTTAGGAAAGCCTCTTGATGCCGGTTCATTGAAGTGCAGTTTATGCCTGGGGCTGGGAGAAAAGCAGTGGAGAAAGGATGCTCAGACAGGGACCTGCAGGCTCCTAGGAGAGTGCTCGGAGAGTATGATGAGCAACTTGGCAAAAATGAGTCGGGCCATGCAAAGGCCAAAtcttaaaccgggcgtggtggcgcatgtctttttatcccagcactcgggtggcagtggtaggaggatcgccatgagttcaaggtcacccagagactaccaagggaactccaggttagcctgggctaaagtgagaccttacctcgaaaaacaaaacaagcaaataaaagacCAAATCGTGGCAGGGCTTGAATCACCTTGATCAAAACAAGAGTACCTGAGGTAGAAATTGGGGGAAGGAAAATTTAGAAGCCCCTGCCCCAAAGTTATGTCTTGTACTGTATAGACTTTTGGAATAGTTATGTCCTGTACTGCGTATCATTTTGTGCTGTTTCAAGGCCATGATATCTGTACTGCAGCCTCTATTGTAAATGATCTTATGCTTTTTATCTCCATAGTGCAGCTGCAGACATCTGCTCACtagttaacctttttttttttttctaattttgcaAAACTCACCTATTGCATACTCAAGGTCTCTGGCATCAGGCCGGGCCTCTGAGCTCTGAGAACTAACAATAATGAATAGGCCAAGATAAGGTATATAAACTCTGAGTCATCAGAGCTTAGGgtccaggctttggaagagattccctTGGGCTCACGCTGTGTGAAAATAAACTGATTCTCCACTCAGTCTCTGGTGCTGGttctgtgtgcctcagtttcccttatcATACTCACTTGTGGCCCATAGCCACATGTAAGAGGCCATTTTGGAAAGTaagattgccgggcgtggtggcgcacacctttaatcccagcactcgggaggcagaggtaggaggattgccatgagttcaaggctaccctgagactacagagttaattccaggtcagcctgggccagagtgagaccctaccttgaaaaacaaaaaaaaaaacaaaaaaaacaaaaagtaagattATGGCTGGGCATGCAGTTCTGTGGTAGGTGGAgttgtaagacccccagaacgaggaccccacgctctgcccagaaatggcgacaccccaaatcactcatgagaaacggtcttgatgcaaacagcaagaggatttttattccaagcatgctggggcccacagtcgtacaccacgcaggggtagaggactgcagagccccaaatgcaggaacgggacagtttttatagggtttctaacaaagcctgtgcattagacaaatcatttttttaacatcaggagcccgtggggtgcgagccagtcagtttgtgccactccatagtttctaagccaattagtttaatttgttcaagcccctcgtggaccaatcagtctcctatgaccttggtggtcagcatttgcacaggtccttgggtgggagtagcagagtgtggtatcagtctcctatgaccttggtggtctcaggcaggctgctatggcttaCGGTGTAGGCTATtggggcttatggtgcaggctatttacagaaaccaaataagtggttcactttattactcatttcccatccttgagggctatctcatgccctttttacctagttttatattaggagcaggctctgatataatgagaagagggattctttacttgcttctaacagagagtgaagcctggagtttgaggtatgcaggggcccgcttaagctccctttggagcgtgatagtatttctgggcttctgaattcttgggcctttcagagtgTTTGCTTGAAATCTTAAATTTGATCTCCAGCACAGCCAATAGCAGTAATATGAGGAAGGGCCCATCATGTCATTTAAGTAGCCCCCTGaatgaaatgagagagagagcaagggtcACAGTGGGGACGGCAAGGATGAAAGCTGGGCTGGGGTAACGGGAATAGCCGggaagcagtggctggaggaggaggtagCGCTTAGAAAGGACTGCCACCAGCGAGTCTGTTTCCCTCTTTACCAGTCCAGATTCTGTGAGCCCGGATAATGGCTCTAGGCCCTGTCATTTTTCAAgtaagaataataaataataccTTAGCCCATCCACCAAGCAGAATAAAGTCTTCCActgccataaaaaagaaaagaaatgactgcCACCAATTGGTGCATGCTGGGCAGATGACGTAGATGTTAGGGCCGGGTCTGGTGGCAGCATGGTCAGGAAGAGAGTTCTCCAAACAGCCTGGAGATGGAAGAGGCCAGGTAACCAGAGAGCAGCCATCTTGGACAccgatcctcctgcccccacctcagCCCTCCCAGAAGCCTCACTTCTGCTTCCTTTCCTTGCAGAGGTTCCGGTTCTGTGGTGACCTGGACTGTCCCGACTGGGTCCTGGCCGACATCAGCACACTGGCCAAGATTGTTGAGTGCACTGGGTTTACTTGGGATTGGAAAGGGAAGGGTTTGTGGtttggggtgggaggagaggggaTTGGGAGCTGAGGGTTGTGGGGTTTGGGATGTGAATCGGTCACCCCGGTATGGGGACCTCAGCACCGACAGCCTGTGCTACCATGCTGTGAGACCTTGGTCACGTGGCTGGCCCTCTCTGAGCCAGACTCCAGGTAGTGGAGGGTTAGGTGGGGTCAGGCGGGCTGACATGTGGACCTCCCTTCCAGTCCTCGGTGAAGCTGCGGCTGCTGTGTAGCCAGGTGCTCAAGGAGCTTCTGGGGCAggggattgatgtgagttcaaagcctggcTTGCCAGTGCCTCCTAACCTTAGGAGCTCTGGCAGGTCAGTTCTGCCAGATCCCAAGCCCCGTCCCTGGGGACCCCCTTGgaagcttctctccagcccaagccccttCCTTACCACAGGATCCAGGCTGGGGGCGAGGGGCTGGTGACAGGGCTCTGGCACCCCCCTGAAGATCTCCTTTCCCCATAGTATGAGAAGATCCTGAAGCTTACTGCTGACGCCAAGTTTGGTGAGTACTCCATGGGCCTGGTCCATGCAGCCCTTCCGGAACCACCTTGACACTAGGGCTCTGGGACACCTGGGGCCCAAAGTTGAAGCTGACAAGGCAGCAGGCAGGTGGCTgggaccccagtgacacaccgttcctcaccccccccaccccgggtCTCCAGAGTCCGGCGATGTGAAGGCCACAGTCGCGGTTCTAAGTTTCATCCTCTCCAGTGCCGCCAAGCACAGCGTGGACGGCGAGTCCTTGTCCAGCGAGCTGCAGCAGCTGGGGCTGCCCAGAGGTAGCGGGTATGGGCAGGCAGGTGGGGAACTTGCCAGGAGGGGCTCAGAGGAGAGAACACGCCAAGCAGTGTGGCCCTGAGGTGTGCTGTGCCTTCTGGGTGTGCCAGCCCTGCCCCTTCAGCCCGGCTCCATCCCTGCCTGCAGAACACGCCGCCAGCCTGTGCCGCTGTTACGAGGAGAAACAGAGCCCCCTACAGGAGCACCTGCGGGCCTGCAGTCTGCGCGGTGAGTGCGGGCCGCCAGAGCCCGGCTTGGGCTGCGCTCTGCAAGGTTCTGTGCGTGCAGCGAGCGAAGTTCGGGTCCTCCCGGGAAATCCTTAActgcagccacacacacacacacacacacacacacacacacacacacacacacacacacgaaactcACAGAGCTGGGGCTTGGCCTAGGACTAGGATCTCCTGGCGGcaacctaacacacacacacacacacacacacacacacacacacacacacgaaactcACAGAGCTGGGGCTTGGCCTAGGACTAGGATCTCCTGGCGGCAACCTAAGTTTCTGCTTTCTGAGGCCTGCGATGGGTATTTTGAGTCCTCTCT
Encoded here:
- the Commd4 gene encoding COMM domain-containing protein 4 isoform X2 produces the protein MRFRFCGDLDCPDWVLADISTLAKIYEKILKLTADAKFESGDVKATVAVLSFILSSAAKHSVDGESLSSELQQLGLPREHAASLCRCYEEKQSPLQEHLRACSLRVNRLAGVGWRVDYTLSSSLLCSVDAPMVHLRLEVAPAPGAPARPITMSLSADKFQVLLAELKQAETMMSSLG
- the Commd4 gene encoding COMM domain-containing protein 4 isoform X1, giving the protein MRFRFCGDLDCPDWVLADISTLAKISSVKLRLLCSQVLKELLGQGIDYEKILKLTADAKFESGDVKATVAVLSFILSSAAKHSVDGESLSSELQQLGLPREHAASLCRCYEEKQSPLQEHLRACSLRVNRLAGVGWRVDYTLSSSLLCSVDAPMVHLRLEVAPAPGAPARPITMSLSADKFQVLLAELKQAETMMSSLG